The Coffea arabica cultivar ET-39 chromosome 10e, Coffea Arabica ET-39 HiFi, whole genome shotgun sequence region CGACTCAAATAGGATTAGTCGCAAATCATAAAACGAATGCAGACATATgtgatttatataataaaataaaattccaTTCATTTAAATCTATCTTTGCTCTACAGAATCTGCGTTGTTATGTGCATGAGCCGAAGAGTGGATGGCCGCTGCCAATTGCCGTTGGGCAGAGTTATTAACAAAATATGACAACATGCAAGTGAGAAAATTATTGAGTTTACTTTGAAGAACCACACATTGTCTAAGTGGAAAAGGAGTGAGCCTTCTTAGGCTCCCCTTCCTGTAGAATaggatagattaggttatacaaatgttatcgttatccaaaaaaaaaaaaaaaaaaaggagtgatTGACCAGTCAATCGCCAGAAAATAGTTACTAAAACTGAAGCGGCTCCTTTGTATCAGTAACTCCGTAATAGCAACACGTAAACCTAACGGATGGAGGAGATGTGgaagaataaataaaattcaatttcaaccattaaaccattaaaccTAACGGATGGAGGAGGAGATGTTTTCCAACGGAGGAGGGTGGAGTGGGGGTGAGATCTTTGGAGGACATGGTCAAGGCTTTTTCTTGTAAACTGTGGTGGAAGCTGAGGCAGCGAAGGTCGATCTGGGCGGAGTATATGTTCTCCAAGTATATAGGGGATCAGCATCCGAGTCAGGCGGTAGCACTCAGACCGAAAGGGGCATGGAAGCGTCTTATCGGTATACGCGACATGGCTGAGGCGAGTATTTCATGGAGCCTTGGCCCAGGTATGGTAGATTTCTGGTTGGACACCTGGTGCGAGCAGGGACCTCTTCAGTCATTGGTGGTAGCAGATGGTGACCGTCCTCATTTCTTGGTGGCCGAGTTTATGGGACGGGAAGGGTGGAACAAGGAGCGTCTCCTGCAGTGGCTGCCGCTGCACCTTGTGGAGATGGTTATGGAAATACCCTTTGACCTGGAGGGTCAGGATCAAATCATGTGGTCCCCATCGTCTTCGGCGGGGTTCTCGCTAAGCTCGGCTTGGGAGAGCTGTAGAAGGCGTCAAGGTAGATCCCCCATGCATGGGATGGTGTGGAATAGGGGTGTAATGCTGAAGATGTCTATGTTCTCCTGGCGTCTATTGAGAAGCTTTGTACCGGTGGATTCGGTTATCCGCCAGAGAGGGATACCTTTCGCCTCTCGCTGCTCTTGTTGtcttgaagaagaagaatcggTGCTTCATCTCTTTGTCAATGGCCCCGTGGCTACGGAGGTTTGGGGTCGTTTTGGGAACAGGTTTGGGGTAGGGCGGCGACCAATTGAGGGGCTGGAAAGTTTGTGGAAGAAATGGGCTGCATCCCTTCCACGGTTGCCAGTCTCTCATATCAGATGTATCCTTCCGGTTCTGATATGGTGGTTCCTATGGAAGGGACGAAACAAGGCTCGATTTGAAGGTCAGACATTCTCTGCGCAGCAAGTTAGTTGGGAGGTGGATAACTTCATCCAGGATATGGGCCGTGCGGGGAGGCTGAGGAAGGCGCAGTTCTATGGAGATATGGAGGATAATTGGGCAAGGCTGGCCAGTCCGGTCATCCGTCATCGCCGGCCAATAGTGGTTTCCTGGCACAGGCCCCCGGCCCATCGGAGCAAATTAAACACAGACGCCAGCGTGATTAATGGCAGGGCGACCGGAGGAGGGGTTTTGCGTGACTCGGAAGGTAGGCTAATTTTCGCGTTTTACAAGGAGTTTGGTGAGAAGGGGGTATTGGGGGCCGAGGCGCTGGCGCTTCAGGAAGGATTGCGGGAATGTGTGACACGGGGGGTTCAGGGGGTATTGGTGGAGGTAGACTCGGCGGCGCTGGTATCTCTGGTCAACTCGTCGGCGTTGGGAGGGTGGGTGCATTGCAATCTGCTGCGTCGGATTCGCCGTCTGCTGAGGCAGGTGGTTGGCACAGTTACACACATTTACAGAGAAGCAAACATGGTGGCAGACAGATTAGCGGCCCTACAAGGTGGGCCAAGTTCGGTTTTTGAGTCAGTTCAGCAGTTACCGAGGGACGTTCGTGGGTGTCTGGCCATGGATGCTAGGGAATTCCCGTCCATTAGATTAGTACCAGGGTAGATAATGGTAAACAGGGTAGATAGTggtttttattgtatttccgCTGTATTTCGTGATTTTGGAATaaatattgaaattttaaaaaaaaaaaaaaaaaaaccattaaactttttatttattcattgtCTACCCCTCACTTTATATTAAATATAAATTCtttttctccaaccaaaacttttaGCCAAATAATGCAATTGGATTaggaatggattctaaacccaTTCATTTTAAATTCCCCATTAAGATCAAATTCATCGATCCAAACAGATCTTGAACATATACAGAGAATATAATGATTTATCTCATAGAGAATAATGATTTGTTTGCTCGAgattaaaattttgttacaaGAAGGAGTTTCTTAGCAAATCAACATCTTCATCTGCTAATTTCTATGTCTTCGACAGGTAAAGTGTATTTTAAATAATAGGAGGCAATTATGAGATAAgtgtaaaaataaaaatttggtggAAGCATAGAAAAGATGCAAAAAGGttgataaaaattttaaaaaattttaaaagttggTACTAGCATAGCAAATAAGCACAAAATTTTCCCGCGACAACTAAACGTCAAGATTTCAATACCGATTTCCAGGTGGAGCCGCGAAATTAAGAgtacaattttgaaaatttgatccATCAACAGTTTTCTTTCTCCCAATATCACTTCCGCATCTGAAGATCTAGCGATCCAACATAGCCTTCATAGTTTTTAGATTCTACAGATGCACAGCATAGATTTGGGTTCTGAATATAGAGAGAGAAAACTATACTCCTGAACCTGCCTCCACGGCTCCGCCATTATCTCTGCCAGAGAAGTCCAGGCCTCCACCACAGCCGGAGCTTACTGTGAGTTTCTTCTTTGCTGAAATCATTTCATGTTACAGTGCTCTTATAGTGAATTTGAGCGATTTTAGTTcaaataaatttgaaatttgtcGGTAGGTTCGAGCTGTAGAGCTTgaattatttgttaaataaaattttggggcCGGCCAAGTACACGATTGAGGGACTGATCAGGGTCGTTGATGTATATGCCTATGAGCTGTTTGATGAATTGTCTCAGTGATAagcctttttatttgtctttagTTTTAGTCTTGCTTGGTTTATTTCCAAATACCTACTGTTCATGCTTATGTCTATGGTCCACTTCATCAAATGCCCCAAAAGTGATGAACCTTTTTTTAATCCTGatgaattttcttcttttcatctAAACCAAGATGATACTTTatgtttttctgttttcttttactCTAGAATTTATTGTTATGCGAACACCCTATGGACTTGAATATTTCATGGAGGATGCCAAAGGCCAAGAATTGATAGATATACTTGGGTCTTATAACTTTGTGTTTGTAGtagaatttgaaaagaaagagTTGCTAAATGTTGTTGTCTTGCAAAAAAGAGGTATCATTGTCAAAGATTGAAGGAAGTGTGTGGAGTTTGGATCAGATGGAGACTGGTGCGCAAGATGGATCCTCAGGATACTCGACAATGGATGATTACGAGTCTTTGATTTCAACAACAGATGCAGAACTCTTGAAACGTGCTTGGCAGAACGAGAAGGCTGCCCCACAAATTCTTCGATTTGAGGCCGCTCTGATTCAAAGGTCACGTGAACAAATTAAATTGATGGTATGAAACTTCACATGTATTATGCCTTCTATGAATCCCCAGatgttgtaaatgttccttTGATAGAATGTAgatatttttcttaaactgcTGTTGTTTACTTACAGGAAAAGTAGTTTCTTAGAGATTAAAGAGTATTTGACAATTTTGGAGTTGTGTTAGATAATTGTATTATAAATTATTCCCTTCTGTTCCAGTATTAGGTCCTGCATCTTTAATTGGTCTTCAGCATTTGGTTTGTATGCTGGATTAAGGTGTATGATTTTGTTATATATGGTATATTCTGTAGATTTTGTAGGTATTAATTGAACGTTGCCAAACATGCTTTAAAGAAATGATGTTTTCATCTCTTATTATTGTTTTTAGTTCTCCAGCTTGTCCACTCAAAGTTCGTCTATTATTGTTTTGCATTACCTTGATCTGTGGTAGTTTTCTTTTGAAGGTGCTCAAATTCATTGTCTTACTGAAACTTTAAACCCTCATTGTTTTACTCAATACCATGTTAGCTAAATCTTTAAATCCTCATTGTGTTACTCAATATGCGATATCTGAAACTTTTCTGTTCTCCTAAGGAACTACTGGTACTTTAAAGGAAGATCTAGTCAGAATGGCTTAAGGTTGTTGATGAGCCTGTATAGATCTAGTCAGATTATGTTTGTGAAATGGAAAGTCCTGATCATTTTCAAtgcacttttctttcttctttttcttttctggcGATTATCTGTTTTTTTGGATCTTTAGTATGCCTGTATTGTCCAGATGAGGTGTTGCCTTCATGATTTACTCTGATCTGATGAACTAACATAGCATTATTTCATATGGAATTTTAAGTGCGGTAGGCTATATAGTTAAAAGGTAGCTGCTGGTACTCTCATTAAATGTTCTATTTGTTCTAAAATTGGATGTGCCCTAGTTGTGACCAAAAGCACAACAGAAGTGACATAGTTGAACATGGTGAAGCCGTGATGCAGGACGAGTTTTTGAGTTGTTTGTTTCGCAGGGTTGAATTTTGGGGTCTGATTTCTATAACTCACAAGCTGgtttactttatattttaggAAGAGACAGTGGGAGAATTCACAAGAAATGGCATTGATCCACTCACCGTGTCTCTTTATCAGATGGACTTGGACAGGACCATCTTTCTCTTGAGGTCATATCTACGGACTCGTCTTCAAAAGGTAGCCATGAATAAGGCCCATTTTGTTCTTTGTATTACATTGATTCATACATGCAATTGTCCTTTGATTTTCAGTTATTTAAACCAGTTTCACAATTGTCATGTTTAGCTCATATACTTCTACAGACAAAGTGctagattaatttttttctaaaaaatcatCTAGAAAATGTAATCCAAGGGAGCTTTTCCTACATTACCATGTGGAGCTCTTCCTACATATACCATGTGAACTCCAGGGTACCTAGAACTTTACGAATCTCATTTGATCTGACTACttgaaaatgaaattgacaGAATGATGGATTCTTCCACATCTTGTGAGACATCTAATTCAAATATCTTCTGCCTGTGGATtaatttttctgtattttcagATTGAGAAGTATGTGTTTCACATCCAGAAAACTGCCGAGTTATGGAATCGGCTTTCCAGACAGGAGAAAAGGTTTGCTGAAAGGTAAAGGGAGAATGATTCTTCTTATTGTGAAATACATCTTGTAGGTATATTGTTGATTTGGGTGTCTTGTAATTGACTGAGTTCAGGTGTATAGAAGACATGGAAAAGCATTTGGATCAATCTGTTCTTTCAAAGTTGCCTAGCAGTTACAAGTCTCATTTAAAGCAATCTTCAAGTAGTGAAGAGGATGACATGGGTAAACCTCTTATACTGTTAGGAGTCTGTCAATTTGAGTTGCtgtatttgttttttctttgctgTTATGCTTGTATGCTCGCTTTGTGTATGACAGATTTCTTTGGTTATGCATGTGAGGGAGTGTGTCTTTGTTTTGGAGTATATTGGCACAGTATGATTATGTTTATTGTCAGCTCCTTTTAAAATTTCACATAGCTTTTTCTTAGGtgataaaagaatttaaaaggCTTCCTGATAGAATTAGATGCAATAGAGaacataaaagaaaaagagaacaattaaagaaaatatatcATTTTGAAGTTTCCAAAGTTCCCACGGAAGAAAAGCTTATCCTCAAATTAATGTAAAAGAAAACCCATACATGACTGAGTGTTGTTGTGTAAACATCTGAAGTTAAAATCCCTACAGGGAACGAAAGGAAAATCCTGAAGTCCAAACGTCTTCCAAGAGTAAGTACATGCATGAAACAGAGCTGATCTTAAGGGGCTTTCTGGGGTATGTGACTACTTTGACTGGTCCAAAGTAGTTTCCAACTCCATTGAAAGCATACTAAAGCCCCTTTAATGTTCAGAGTTATGCTGGAAAGACTGAGCTTACCAATTATGGATTAGGCtgaattgtgaaaataatcAATAAAACTTGCTACTCAGTGGTTTAATTGAAAAACTATAGCATTTTGTTGTTTATAACACTCAAGCTTATAATCCACCTTGTTCTCAAGCCTTGTAATTTTTGTACCAAAGATTTTGTTTGTGGTACTTGAGCAACTTTATAGTGTTTCaactaaattttctaaaagCAAAAGTTTAAATATGAGCTATTAAGGAACTAATTACACAACATTATTAGAAAGTTTGTTGAATTATGAACAGAAACACAGGTTTTGTGGAGTTAGGAGTTGACTGGAAAATCTGAATCGAGGATAGAAACCTAAGTATAGTTGTTTGTGCACTGAAGATCTTTATATAGTTATCCTTGGAGTAGAGGCTTTCGAACAGAATGTTATTGTGGATACTGCTTCTCTAGAAGCTTTAGGTGATCCTGCTGTATGTTACATGATGAATTCTCCAGTTCATCCTGCAtccatatttctttcttgaaaccTGAGTATAGCTTGACAACTTTCAATTTTGGCAATagggaaaaatgcacttttcatcctcaaagtttgggTTGTTGACCAATTTCACCTCAAAGTTTCACccaaaacacatttcatcctcaaagttccgtaattttggccaattaaggacaattgacgGGAATTTGCAAATTTATCGTTAGAACCAACTTTAAACCCAACAAAAAATGGGTAAAACCGAATGGAGCCATTTTTTAACGGAACAATAATTTGCAACGGACAAAAACCAacattcttctccttcttccctcTACCTTCTCCCCTCTGCCTTTCTGCAACCCCAAAATTTTTTGTGCAGCTTCAGCCCAAGACTGCATCTCCTGATATGCATCACACAAATGCAGTAACCACATTATATAAAGATCTGGAACGCCTTCTGTAATTTTAGTAGTTTTGTCAAAACAACTAGCGTATTATTACTTCCTTGGTGATCTTTACTGAAGTTAGGGGGCGTCATGCAGGAAGTTAAATCCTTTTCGTGTATATATGCTAGTATTATATTTATATCTGGTACTCTTCTTTTTGGAGTTACTATTGTACTAGTCCCTTTAGAGCTGAACAGTTCATAAAATAGTTTAACCCTGTGGAAAGCTTGCCTGGCTTCTTTTACAGAGATCCCTTATGTGAACTAGAATTTAGTTACGAAACAATATGCAACTTCAACTCGCCTCCACCATGCATTATGCATAGGTAACAGGGTAAGGATATAAGGGGCCAGAAATTGGGGCCATTGGTTTGAATTCAACAGCTATCATATACAAGTTACTAGGTTTCGAATGCATTTGTTACTTAGCATCCCCTGAAGACGATAGCATACATTGTTGTTGCAACAATTTTCTTCAATCTTCTGATTGGAGCAGTGTAGTATTATTCATGTTCATTGCTCTGTATGTGGTATCATCACAGCGAACTGCACATTTTGCTGACTTGGTAAGTTAAAATCCGAAGCAAAAGCTTCCATCTTGAATAGCAACGTATGGCACAGCACTCAACCCAGCAATTTCCAACTCAAATATTACTGGTTCTTGGGGGAGGATGTCCACTTAGAAATGCTTTGAAAAGTGTGAGAGCTTGGGAGGGAGAAGTGAAGGGGACTTCATGGGCTGTTCCCTTAACGGTAGCATATGTCAAGTGTGTATTGTTTTTACTGTTCTCTAATCGACCAAATGATTGACTTCAGCCCCCAACCTGCAGGAGCAAAGGCCAATGCAAGTTTGTAAAAGGCCTCTGCTGCTGCATATCGATCCACAGTCATAATAGATGCCTAGAAGATTTTTTGATTAATACCatatattaataaaaattcatcaTGCATATTATATGTGGTAGGATTGATCATAACATCAAATATACCAGAAGCGCATGTTCCAAGCTAGCATCAAAAGCCAAAAGAAGGCTGTCAGCAAGATATTTGACCTCAGTCCAGGACCAATGGTTCTCTGATAAATTTTGAGGAACAGAGACAAGTGAATTATCTGGAAGACCACAATCATTTAACAAGTTAGGACTCTTAGATTCATCTGCCATTTCCCTCAACGATATTCTAAGAGCGCTTCACCACTTTCTTCAAGTGTTCCATCAGATTTCATCTGAGTCACTTGAACTTCAGATATCAATTCAGAAAGAGTAATAGTTACCATGACCCTTAGCCTAGCTGTTTGCGTGAAGTAGGAGAAAGAGCTCTACAACATGAAAAAGCTAAACTTTACTCAACATGTCAAGAAGCATATTTACTGCTGGAGCCATATAACTATCCTAAGTAAATCAGTAACTATACCCGGACAAGTATTTGTAGGCCAGTAACAGCTCTTTTCCTGATACTGTCATTCCGAAAAACTGCAAGACGAAGAAGATGAAAAGCAACTTGCTTCAAGAATCGATCATTTTCCCTTGCCATTAGTGTTGCTCCATGGAGTTCAAAGACACTGTTGAACACAGGGAACAGAGCTTTCCAGAATGCCAGGGGTTGATTACGAGAGAAGACATTCATAAATATAGAATTCAGGCAGTCAAGTTTCCCATAATCAGTTGCGATGCTGTGGGATGCAGCAGTTCTTGAAAATTTCTCAGCTATTTCCAGAACTTGAAGACTGATGGCCGCACTAATGTTTTCTTCCCAAAGTTCCTAAAAGAatggagaagaaagaaggagaagaatgGAGCTTTTCCCTTTTGCTATTTTCCAAATTTTCGTTCGTTACAAAAAGTGGCTTCATTCGGTTTGACCCGTTTTTTGTTGGGTATAAAGTTGGATTTGACGGAGCGTGCTTCTCACGTGCAAAGTTCCGTCCAAATTAAATAATTATCCTTCATTTCCcgtcaattgtccttaattggtcaaaattacagaactttgaggatgaaatgtgttttggGTGAAACTTTGAGGTGAAATTGGTCAACAACctaaactttgaggatgaaaagtgcatttttccctttgGCAATATATGTGTTGGTTCAACCATTGGGACTAGTTATTGTATATTCTTTTGTGATGTCTTGTAGTTCCTGAGCCACGGCTCGACACTTACGTCATCTGCAGAAGCAAGAGATTTTTAGGAGCCTTCCAGCTTGATGACAGGCAATTTGTTTTTCTCTTGAACGTGTAATTATTTATGATGCTTGATGTTTATTTTTCTGTTCGCTGATTTGTACTAAATCTGCCAACATGACAGTGCGGAAGAGCCTGTGAACATTGAAGCTGACGATCTGTATGCTTTACCTTACAAGTCAATAAAGCCTCTTGTGGAGACGGGTCAAATTGATCTGGTTTGAGCGTTTGGCAGCTATTCTAATGCTTATTCAGCCTACTATCGTTCTTATGTTATAAGCTAGGTATGATGAAAAACATTCGCATGTATTAATCAAACTTCCAGATTCTCCTTTTGTTACCTTTGAGTCTAGGACACCTTTCCTCTGTGAAACAGCAAGGCGGAGCTTGAATTGTATTCTACAGTTCCAGATAGGAGTAAAGGTTCTGAAAATGTTTCTGTTCCTACAGCTTTGGGACGGAAGCAGAAGAGCATTGATATTTATGGTTCAATCATTGAAGCATTTGGCAGTAAATGGTTAAGACTTGAAGAACTGGGACAGTTGAACACCAGTCTCACTTATGAGGCTTAGTATATACGGTTTATCCCCTGCCTGTGCACATTTAAGTGCAACGTCGTTCTATTTTAt contains the following coding sequences:
- the LOC113711814 gene encoding DNA replication complex GINS protein SLD5, whose amino-acid sequence is METGAQDGSSGYSTMDDYESLISTTDAELLKRAWQNEKAAPQILRFEAALIQRSREQIKLMEETVGEFTRNGIDPLTVSLYQMDLDRTIFLLRSYLRTRLQKIEKYVFHIQKTAELWNRLSRQEKRFAERCIEDMEKHLDQSVLSKLPSSYKSHLKQSSSSEEDDMVPEPRLDTYVICRSKRFLGAFQLDDSAEEPVNIEADDLYALPYKSIKPLVETGQIDLV